The nucleotide sequence TCGATCAGTACGTGCGACTCCGGGAAGACGAGGTCCAGCACCCCAGCGTAGGCAGCCCCGGCCACGAGCAGCACCAGGACCGCACCCGTCCCCAGAATCAGAACCAAGCGTAGCCGTCTGCCCATCGCACCCCCAAAGCGGAATGCACCACCGGGCCCGCCGGTCGCTCAGGCGCCGGCAGCATAGGCAGGAGTCACCTCTCCGCCCCACCCCGGCAGACACCTCGACCGCTGCCTCACCAGTCAGTATACTCGACCAGGAGGGACCCATGCAGGCGTACGGCGCCGCCTTCGCTCGAGTCTACAACCAGCACTGGGGAGGGTTCGCCCGGCAGCTGGCGCCTCGTATCGAGGCTCTCTACGCCGGCACCGAGTTGGGCCAGAGGGAGAAGAGCCTCCTCGATGTGTGCTGCGGCACCGGCCAGCTGGCGCGGTACTTCCTGGAGCGCGGCTATAGGGTCACTGGCGTGGACCTGTCGCCAGCCATGCTGAAGTACGCTCGGGAGAACAACCGCGATCACGTAGCGAGCGGCCAGGCTCGGTTCCTACGGGCCGACGCCTCTTCGTTCAGGCTCAAGGAGAGCTTCGGCCTGGCCGCATCCACCTACGATGCCCTCAACCACCTGCCCGACGAAGAAGCGCTAGCCGGATGCTTCCGCTCGGTCTATGACGCTCTCCTCCCCGGCGGCACCTTCATCTTCGACCTTAACACCGAGATGGGCCTGCGGCGCCACTGGGGCGGGATCAGCGTCACCGACAACGAGGAGGCCATGATCGTCACTCGAGGCATCTACGACGAGGCCGGTCGTCGCGCCCTCATTCGGCTGTCCGGCTTCGCCCCGGTGGGGCCCCGTCGCTACGAGCGCTTCGACGAGGTGGTCTACAATACCGCCTTCCCGCTGGAGCGCGTGGCGGAGCTGCTGCTGGAGGTGGGCTGGCGCGACGCCTACTTCTCCAGTCAGGCCGACCTCCTCACCCCCGTCGAGGATCCCGAAGCCGAGATGCGCGTCTTCGCGGTGGCCCGGAAGTAGGTCGGTGCTGGGCGAGCCGCATCTGAAGGCTCTGCGCACCGTGTGCTCCCGGCTAGAGGGTGCCGCCATCAACTGGGTGCTCACCGACAGCACCGCCTTCGCCGCCCAGGGCCTTCCCCTGCAGCCGCACGACATAGACCTGCAGGCGGATGCAGCCGGGGCCCACGCCATCGAGGCAGCCCTGAAGGAGTACATGGTGGAGCCGGTCGCCTTCTCCTCTAGCGGACGCATCCGCTCCCATTTCGGCCGCGCCATCCTGGCCGGAGTGCGCGTGGAGATCATGGGAGACGTGGAAGTCCTGCTGCCCGACGGCACCTGGCGACCGCCGCCAGACATCCCCCGGCTCCGGCGCTGGGTGACCGCGGGCGGCCTGCGACTACCCGTACTTCCCCTGGAGTACGAGTGTCGGGCCTACCTCCAGCTGGGACGCCTAGATCGGGCAGAGCTGCTGCGCCGGTACCTTAGCTGAGGCCGGGCGACGGCTGGCGCTGCCCCGTCCCCACAGACACTCGCGTTGCCGGGAACCGGGCCCGGCTCCACCCCACGTGCCGGCCGGAAGGCGCGTGGTGGTAGGCGGGGCGACAACCGGCACGCTGTCGTGTATACTTGCGTTGAACACCTACCTCGCATCGAGGAAGAATGGCTAGCGAGCGAGACAGAACTGGGGTAGCCGCTGCACTGCGGGAGGCAGTCACTCGCCTCGTCGCCTGCCTCAACCCTGAGCGTATCATCATATTCGGTTCGCAGGCTCGATCGGATGCCGGCCCGGAGAGCGACATTGACCTCTTGGTGGTCCTGCGCGACGAGCAATCCGTGGGCCTGGCCGAGGACAAAGCCTACCGCGTCCTCGCCGACCTGGAGGTTCCGGTCGATGTGGTCGCCGTGAACGCGCGATTCCTGGAGACCTACGGAGACCTGGTGGGCACCGTGACGCGAACCGCCCTGCGAGAGGGCAAGGTGCTATATGCCAGGTGAATCGCGCGAGGCTGCCGCGGAGCTAGCGCGGGATTGGCTCAGGCATGCCCGTGACGACCTGGCGGTAGCTCGCCTCGCCGGCGACGAGAGAGTCGCCCCGGGCATCGCAGCCTTCAGTGCTAAGCACGCAGCCGAGAAGGCCTTGAGAGCTCTCCTCGTCGCAAGGCAGGGGGCGGCTCGGTGGCGCGGCCCGTCCACCCACGGGTCCACGATGACGTCGTCACCGGGGTCGAACCAGTCCATCGGCTGGCTCAGCGCGGTCAACTGCCGGCCTCGAACCGCAACTCTACCGAATCCGCCACCGGTTCGTATCCGATCTCCCGGTAGATGTGGTTCGAGGTGGGGTTAGCGAGGTCGGTGTAGAGGAAGCAGAACTGCCGCCCGCTGTCGAGCACCAGCTGACTTACGGCGGCCACGCAGGCGCTGGCGTAGCCCCGGCGCCGCTTCTCGGGCGGGGTGTAGACCGCCCCGATGCGCATGCCGTGAGGCGTCGGGCCGGTGCACCCGGCCATGGAAACCGGCTCTCCGTCCTCCCAGAGGTAGAGGCCACGCGACCCAGACGTCAGGAAGCGATCGAGGCTCCTGTCGGGGTCTCCCACACCTCCCGCTGCCTCCCGATCGAAGCCGTAGAACCACCGGCGCAACAGAGGACGGTCCGACTCGGTGGCCCGCCGCAGCTGTCCGGGCACTCCCTCAGGAGGGCGGACTCGCTCCAGCTTGAAGATACGCTGGGCCATCCTGACGTTGTAGCTCCTCCCCGTTCGCTCCCGCCAAATGTCGGCGAAAGCTCGGGCCAGCTCAACCGGCCCCGTCACTCCAGGAGGCTCCCAGCCCCCCGCCAGGAGGTCGGAGGCGAACAGCGTCAACGCCTCCTGGTAGTCCGTGTCGGAGAGGATCAGGTTATGCGGCGGGGTCATGACCGCCGCCGCCACCGGCTCGTCTTCCTCTTCCACCAGGGCCAGGTACGGTGGTGGATGTACCCACTCCGCTCCGCTGGCGATGCCGGCCGCGATGCCGAGGATCAGGTTGTGCTCCGCCTCCCGCTTCAGCAGGAACGGCTTCGCGCGCTCGTAGAAATCCGACCCCCTATCAAACCGCTTCAGACGCACGCAGACCTCCCTCACCCGCGCTCCGCCACCACAATCAGCCGGCGGCTCTCGTTCCGGTCGTAGGGCTGGAAGCCGTATCCGCCATAGAAGTGGACCGCGGCAAAGCCGGCTTCGTCCAACAGGCGCGCGTAGTCATCGCGGAGCAGAACCCGAGGGTAGTCGGTGCTCCACACCTTGAGTTCTCCCCCAGGCCGCCTGTGGTCCACGTCCACTATGTTGTAGCACGCCCCCTGGCCCTCGTAGTCAATGACGAACAGCCGGGTTACCTCGGGCGTGTCCAGCGCCAGAAGGAAGCGGGGCTTCTCCCGCCACTGCCGGTCGCTGGTGCCCTGGGTGAGCACCAGAATGCCGCCCGGGCGCAACACGTCGCGCATGCTGCGAAAGGCCTTGCCCGCCTCGTCCTCGTCCGGCAGGTGCAATATGGAGCTGGACAGGCAGACCACTGCGTCAAAGGGGCAGCCGAAGTACTCGGGCAGGTGGCGGTAGTCCACCCGATGTAGCGGTACCTCTAGCCCTGCCCCGTCCAGGTTGCGCCTGGCCTGGGCCAGCATGGAGGGGGAGATGTCGGACCCTACCACATCGCAGCCCAGCTGCAGGAACAGGGTCAAGTCGTGGCCCGTGCCGCAGGCGCAGTCCAGGAGGCGATGGACCTTGTGCTCCTGGAACAGGCGCCGGTAGAACGAAACCACAACCTCATCGTGGACCCCGAACTCCCCCAGGAAGAGATCGTACCGCTCGGCGAAGCCTTCGTACAGGTCTTCAGGCAAGGGCCCCCTCCCGGCCGGCCGGGAAAACTAGTTCTCGGCCCGGTGCTTACCAGTCCTTGCGAGCCCAAATGAAGATCCAACCCGGCCCAGATCGGATCCGGCGCACGTGGAAGGGGGACTCCTCCAGCATGGACGAGACCTCCATGGGCGTGTAGCTCGCCAGGATGGAACCGGTGGGCTCTTCGATCTCGCGCAGGGGCCCGGGTACGACGAACTGCCGGGCGAACAGCACGCCCCAGTAGAAGATCCGTCGCGGGTCGCGCCGAGTATCGAAGATCAGAAGCTGCCCGCCAGGCTTGAGCACTCGATGTATCTCTTGTAGGCCCGCGTTAGGGGCAGACCAGTGGTGCAGCGAGAGCGAGCTGACCACGAAGTCCACGCTCTCGTCCTCGAACGGGAGATTGTGGGCATCTCCGGCACGGAACTCGATTCGCTCACCGAGCCCTTCCCTCTCAGCGTTACGCCGGGCCAGCTCGACCATGTCGGCGGAGGGTTCCACCCCGATGAGCTTCAAGTTGGGATGGGCGCGCGCGATGTCCATCAAGAGATGTCCGGGGCCGCTGCCCACATCCACCAGCGTGCCCATGGGACCGAAGTGCTCCAGTTCCCTCAGCACCAGCTGCCGCAAAGCCTGGAGCTGGGGAAGCCTGGCCACCTGGTCGTAGGCCTCGACCAACCTCTGCCCCTCGATCCCTTCGCGACTGGGTTGTCGGGCCGACTTGACCCGCGGCATGCCAAGGAACCCCAGAATCGCGCCGATGATTACCGGAAACGATAGCAACTTACGCTTCATGGGTGTCTCTCCTGTAAGTGGTGAGTAGTAAGTGGTGAGTAGTTGTGTGGCTCACCCAGTGGCACTCCCTACTCACCACTCCCTCAGCCCTCGCTCGCGACGGAAGAACTCCTCCTCCAGCGCCGGCACCACCTGATCCGCCTTGACGGCGGCGATGAACTCCGCCAGCGTGTCCACCGCCATGTCCACCAGGATCTCGCCCTTCTCCCTCGAAGCGAAGCGAGCATCCCCGGCATAGTGCTCGGGGTAGTTGGAGTACCAGCCGATGCCAGTGAAAGCATCTCCCAGATGGGCCAATCGTCCCCGGGCATGCCCGGGCTCATCCGGGATCCGCTCGCTGCGCACTAGGTGGGCGTGGTTGGCCAACGACACGCTGGTCTCCTGCTCCCCCGCGTGTCCGTCCTCCGTGGTCTCGCGGATGGCTCTCCAGCGCTCCTCTCGCTCCGGGGTAAGCCGCATGCTGGGAGCATACAGGCTGTAACCCTTCTCCTCCCACAGGCTGGCCTGCGCCAGGAAGCGGACGAAGTGAGTGTTGCCGCCGTGCCCGTTGAAGGCGATGATCTTGCCGAACCCGTTGCGGCCGATCTCGTCGAAGACGCTCTGCACTAGATCCAAGAGCAGGGTAGGCCTCAGCGTCACCGCCCCGGGGAAGGCCCTCGCTTCATAGATCTGCCCGAAGTAGAAGGGCGGGAACACCACCGCCGGCTCCTTCTCGGCCGCCAGGCTGGCGATCCGGTGAGCGTTGAGGTAATCCGTGCCCAGGGGAAGGTGATCGCTATGCCGCTCCAGCACTCCCATGGCCACCACGCACACGCTCACCTCCCGAGCGGCCCGGCCCAGTTCGGGCGCCGTCATCTGCTCCCATTGCATCGTGACCTCCTTGCCTCCGCGTCTGCTCTGTGTTCTATGCCCGCCTGGTCCAGACCGACCACCAGGGGGCTTGGTCTACTTCCGCGATCGGGCGGCCCCGGCGCACCCGTGCGCGCACCGGAGCGCTCGGCTGCTCCTCGGGGGGAGCCCCCTGCGCCTCCTCCCCCGGGGCTTTCACTGCCTGTACCGGTGCCACCGGGGCATCTCCCGGCGGCCCCTCGATCGGGATGCGCTCGGCTAGTGGCGGCCTCTGCTCCTTCGCCTCCAGGCGTTGGATGAGGGCATCCAACTCAGCGTTGAGCTGCCGGAGCGCCGCTACCAAGCGCGGGCGAAGCTCATCCAGGGCCTGGCTGCCGGCCGCGCGCGCCGTCTGCGCTACCTTCTCCACCGAGACTCGCACCTGCTCCGCTTCCGGGGTCGACGCCACCTCCTTGGCGATCTGCCCTACGTCCCGGGAGAGCGATTCCAAGCTCTCCTCCAGAGTCTGCATGCCCCGGCGGTTGGCCTCGCTCTCCCACGCCGCCCGGAGTGCCTGGGCCATGCGACGCCCCGCAAGCCGAAACTGCTCGCCCACCTCCTGCCAGGAGTCGGTCCGCTCCGCCTCCACCGACCTGTGCTCGCCCACGACTCCTTCCTCGTCCATATCCGCTCCTCCGATGCTACTGACCCTGGTTAGTCTACCTGAGCCAACGGGGGCCGGTAGCGCCCGGCGGCCCTGAGGACATAGAGTGCGTCCGCCGTGACGAACTCGTTCATCCGCCTCTTGTCGGCACCGCCCCAGTCCGCCCGGGAACTGCCCGACTGGTTTGACTCGCTGACGGTGTAGTACTTGGCCTCCGCCGGGAAGCCGCCGTCCTCCAGCTGCTTCGACTGCAGCAAGTCCAGCGCCTCGTCACAGCGTCGGTCGCGGATGAGTCCCGCTTCGGCCAGCACCTTGAGGCCGAAGAGGATGTCATAGTGCCAGTAGCAGGGGTAGTGCAGTTGCACGAAGCCGGGGCTGATCACGCTGCCGTCGCTCTGACGTCGGAACAGCCTTCGCTTCAGGAAGATGTTGGCAGCCCTTAGCGCCGACTGCATCGGCTTGCCGCTGCCGGTCAGCTTACTGTGCCAGGCCAGGCCGCGCAGGGGAATGAGAGTCTCCATGAAAGACGAGTTGGTGGCCTCGGGGCGCTTGTCGCAGTTCCATCCGCCGTCGTGCCACTGCCACTTCATCAGACGCTGGGCTAACTCCTCGGTGCGGCTATCCGCTAGGCCCAGAGCCAGCAGGTAGTAGAGCGCGTTGCCCTCCTGGGAGGCACACCGTCGCACCCGTCCGTTGATCTCCTTGATGCTCTTCTCGTGCCTCTCGGAGAACAGCCACTCATAGACCTGGTCTCGCAAGGGCAGCAGGGAGTCATCGCCCGGCGGGTATCCCAGATCGGCCAGCTGGGCCAAGACCCAGTGGGCACCGTACCACTTCCTATAGGGATGATGCGGGATCCGTCCCTCCTCATCTCTTTCCGAGAGCAACGCCTGTACCCGAGGCGAGGAGACAATCTCCCGGCGCTTCACCATGCTGTCCCAGGAATAGGGATCGGCCCCCAGCACCAGCACTTGCGTCTTGACCCGAACGGCCGGGTCGTCCGACTGCAGCAGCCGCTCTATCACGCTCGGCATCACTCACCTCCAACTCCAACCCACAACGACCTTCTGGCCGGTGGGCCCTGCTTCCCGGCCGCCTCTCTAGCAACGATTCTAGCCGTTGGGGAACCAGGCACAAGCCAGGACCCTCTCGAGGTGAGAACCCTAGGCGCCGTGCCCCGCCAACTCTCTCGTCACGCCGCCCTCAGTCACGAGCCTACCCTGAACGAAGGGATCGGGCCGGCTTGCCCTCCTCCCGCCTCCGCGCCTCGCTATCTCCCGAGGAGTTCGCGCGCCCACGCGCGAAGGGGCGCTGGCGAGAGACGCCTTCGTCCGAGCGCCGCCGCGCCTGGGGGCGCGGACTCCTCGAGGGGAAGAGCCAGCAGCCCCCGAGGAGTGCGCGCGCCCACGCACGAAGCGACCTCGGGGCTTCCGTGGGCAGACGCGCGGCGACAGCGCGAACTCCCAGGCGACGCGGCGAACCTTCGCTACCTGCCGAAGTTGTCACGACCGGCCCCCTGGGCTAATCTCCACCCCAGCCCGGGCCCGACCTCCGCCACCCCAGCCCGGGCCCACCCGAGGGGAGGACACATGAGCCAGCCAGTCACCGCGGTAATCGTGGGCGCCGGCCATCGGGCGCTGACGTACGCCGCCTATTCCCGCCACCGGCCGGATGAACTCCAGATCGTCGGAGTCGCCGACCCTCTCGAGTACCGACGCCGTCAGGTCGCCGACCTCTACGGGCTCCGGCCGGACCAGTGCTTCGAGACGGCCGAACAACTGGCCGCCCGGCCCAGGATGGCCGACGCCGTCATCAACGGCACCATGGATCACCAGCACGTGCCCACTTCCCTGCCCTTGCTGGAGGCTGGCTATGACATCCTGCTGGAGAAGCCTTTCGCCACCAACGAAGAAGAGATGTGGGACCTGGTGCGGACGGCGCGCCGGCATGGGCGTAAGGTGATGATCTGCCACGTGATGCGCTACGCCCCTTTCGCCACCGCTATGCGGCAGCGGGTGGCGCGGGGCGACATCGGCGAGATCATCAGCGTCCAGACGCTGGAGCACGTCAGCTACCACCACATGGTGGTGGGATACGTGCGGGGCAAGTGGAACCGTAAGGACGTGTGCGGCTCACCCATGCTCATGGCCAAGTGCTGCCACGACCTCGACTTCATCACCTGGATGAAGAGCGGCATCGCCCCCGTGCGGGTGAGCAGCTTCGGCAGCAACATGCAGTTCCGCCCGGAGAAGGCCCCACCGGGAGCGGGCACCCGCTGCCTGGTGGACTGCCCCATCGAGGCCGACTGTCTCTACTCGGCCCGCAAGCACCACATAGACCACCCCCAGCGTTGGAGCTTCTACGTCTGGGCCGGGTTGGAGGAGATGGAAAACCCTACCATCGAGGACAAGATCCACTCCCTCAAGACAGACAACCCCTTCGGCCGTTGCGTCTGGAAGTGCGACAACGATGTGGTAGACCACCAGTCGGTCATGATCGAGTTCGAGGACGGTTGCACCGCCACCCACAACATGGTGGGCGGAGCCTCCAAGCCCATGCGGGCCATGCACCTGGTAGGCACCATCGGCGAACTGCAGGGCGTTCTCCACGACAGCCGTTTCGTCGTCCGGCATATTGACCCCCGCCCCGGGCACGAGTACTCCGAGGAAGTGGTCGAGGTGGATGTGAAAGGCGACATGGACGGCGCCTTTGGCGGGCACGCCGGGGGCGACGCCCGCCTGGCGGCGGACTTCATCCGGTTCGTCCGGGGCGAGACGCCCTCCATCTCCTGCACCAGCCTCGAGGACTCCATCCGCGGCCACCTGATCGGCTTCCGCGCCGACGTGGCCATGGAGGAGGGCCGCGTGGTTGACATACCCACCACCTGGTGATCCGCACTTCCCGAGGGGCGATCTTCTCGGGCGCCGTGGGCCCCGAATGCGGTCAGCCCCCGTCAGGCGCCCGCGTCCGGGTTGGCCCGGGACCCGCGTCGGGCGGCGTACACCTGAGTGAACTCCGCCCCGAAGAAGAGAATCTGAGCGGAGTAGTAGATCCACAGCAGCAGAATGATCAAGGAGCCTGCCGCCCCGAAAGCCGAAGCTACGCTTGCCCGGCCCAGGTAGAGCCCGATGAGATACTGGCCTACGATGAAGAGCAGGGCGGTGAAGGCCGCTCCCACCCAGACGTCGCCCCAGGCAACCTCAGCATCAGGGACCAGTTTATACAGCAGGGCGAACAGCAGCGTCACCAGCCCGAAGGAGAGCACCAGGCTGCCTATCTGCCAGATGGCCTCGGCCCCGGGGACCAGGTTCTGCAATCGGGCCGTCAGCAGCGAGAGCGCCGCGCTGGCCACCAGAGTGAGCAGCAGCAGAGAGCCGGCCCCCAGGACCAGGGCAAAGGCGAAGAGCCGCTGCTTGATCACACCTACGATCCCACCTCTTCGCGGCTGCGCCACGCCCCACATGTGGTTAAGGGCCTGCCGCAGTTGCTGAAACACTCCGGCCGCGCCCAGCAGGAGCGTCGCCAGGGCAATGGCGGAGGCGATGAGGCCGGAGGCGCCTCTGAGCGCATCGGAGCGCTCCACCATCGTCTCCACTAGGCCGGCAGCCTCCGATCCGATTACCTCTCGGGCCTGAGCCAGCAGCCGGTCCTGTACCGACTCCCTGCCCAGGAAGATACCCGCGATAGCGATGGCAATGACGAGCAGGGGCGCGAGCGAGAAGGCTGTGTAGTAGGACATCGCCGCTGCCCTCATCGAGGCGTTGTCCTCACTCCACTCGCGGTAGGTGTCCTTCAGCAGCGAGAACAGCGACTTGGCATTCATGCCCTAACTCCATGCCTAACAAGACGATCATCCGATCCGACAACGTTCATGCGCGCCCGGTACCCGCGAGCGCCTTCCGCTCAAGTTAGTGGAGGAGGCCGCTCTCTACAAGCCAGAGGGCAAGCGCGGGCCCTGCCCCTGGAACAGACAGGGTCGCCATAGGGGTGAGAGCGCTAGGGCACCGCTCTGCTGTGGCGCTAGTCCCTGCCCTCCGGCCGTACCCATCGCCAGGAGAGCTCCGGGGTCCTGCTCCCACAAGCACGGTGCGGCAGGGTCAATCGTCGGCAGGACCGTCGCTCTCGATGATGGCACCGGGGGCGATCTGTAGGTGATAGGTGGCGCTGGCCCCGGCCTGGAGCATTGCCTTCTCCAAGTGGGCCATGTCTGGGTAAGGCCAGAGTATAATGATGGTACCCCCATCGCCGGCGCCGGCCAGCTTGGCCGCTGGGGCACCGGCGTCCAGCGCGGCCGAGATCAAGGCCTCGTTCGCCTCGCCCGAACCTCCCAGCTGGCGCTGGATGGCGTGGTTCTCGTTCATGAGCCGGGCCAGCGAGTCCCAGTCCTGCAGCAGCAGGGCCTTCTTCCCCGCCCGGGCCAGCTCGGTGATCCGCTCGTAGCCGGAGCGCACCTCGGGGTCGCCCTCCAGCCAGCGCTCGCGCAGAGGTTTGTGCACCCGGTTGGACGAATGGTGCACTCCGGTGAAGGCCAGCAAGAAGGGAAGCGCGGGCACGTAGCTGGAAAGGGGCTCCACCGTGGCGAAGAGCTCAGCCTCGGTCTCGCGGTAGAACTGCTTGCCGCGGAAGTCCATATAGTTGAGCCCACCGAAGGTGCACATGTAGGCGTCCTGGTAGCCTCCCACGATCTTCAGGTGGTTAAGCTCGATGTAGCGGGCCATCTCCGCCAACTGATAGTATCCCCGGGGCTGCCCCTCCCAAGTGAGGATGGCGTGCAGCATGGCCACCAGTAGAGCGGTAGAGCTGGACATCCCGCTCCCTACCGGGAGTTCGCTGCGGTACTCCACCCGGCAGCGCAGCCGGGGCAGGCGGAGGTAGTCCATGATGGCGCGGGGGATGTCGAAGTAGTCTCCCTGGGGCCGCAAGTCCTCCCGCCGAGCCAATACGCACTCTTGCTCGTTGGTGCAGAATACCGGGGCGTCGGCCGGGGTGACAGTGACCCAGGCCCGCATACCTACCGAGCAGGAGAGCACCGAGCCCCCGTACATGTCCGTCGGGTTCCCGATGATGCCCGCCCGGCCGGGCGCCGAGCAAACCAGCTTGCGCCTAGAGCTCATAGGCCTTGGCCTTGATGTACTGACGGACCATGTAGCCGTAGCGCTCATCGGCCAGGGCGAAATCTATGAAGGTGCGGAAGTAGCTCTCGAAGTTGCCGACATCGTAGCGGCGATGCTCCGGCGGCAGCAACCAGGCGTAGACAGGCAGCCCCATCTGCACCAGGAGGCGTATCCCGTCCGTCAGCTGGATCTCGCCCCGGCGATCGGGCAGTACCCTGGGCAGCACCTCGAAGATCGCCGGGCTGAAGACGTAACGAGCCGCCACAGCTAGGTTACTGGGGGCTGTGCCTCGGGGCGGCTTCTCCACGATGTCGTCCATGAGTACGGGCTCAGACACCGGGACGTCGGCCACCTTGGGGCTAACGATGCCATAGCGGAAGGTCTCTTCCGCAGGTACCTCCTCCACCGCCACGACAGCGGCTGCCTTAAGGTCGCGATGCGCCTGCATCATGTCCCGCAGGGGC is from Anaerolineae bacterium and encodes:
- a CDS encoding class I SAM-dependent methyltransferase, yielding MPEDLYEGFAERYDLFLGEFGVHDEVVVSFYRRLFQEHKVHRLLDCACGTGHDLTLFLQLGCDVVGSDISPSMLAQARRNLDGAGLEVPLHRVDYRHLPEYFGCPFDAVVCLSSSILHLPDEDEAGKAFRSMRDVLRPGGILVLTQGTSDRQWREKPRFLLALDTPEVTRLFVIDYEGQGACYNIVDVDHRRPGGELKVWSTDYPRVLLRDDYARLLDEAGFAAVHFYGGYGFQPYDRNESRRLIVVAERG
- a CDS encoding YihY/virulence factor BrkB family protein, with the protein product MNAKSLFSLLKDTYREWSEDNASMRAAAMSYYTAFSLAPLLVIAIAIAGIFLGRESVQDRLLAQAREVIGSEAAGLVETMVERSDALRGASGLIASAIALATLLLGAAGVFQQLRQALNHMWGVAQPRRGGIVGVIKQRLFAFALVLGAGSLLLLTLVASAALSLLTARLQNLVPGAEAIWQIGSLVLSFGLVTLLFALLYKLVPDAEVAWGDVWVGAAFTALLFIVGQYLIGLYLGRASVASAFGAAGSLIILLLWIYYSAQILFFGAEFTQVYAARRGSRANPDAGA
- a CDS encoding class I SAM-dependent methyltransferase translates to MKRKLLSFPVIIGAILGFLGMPRVKSARQPSREGIEGQRLVEAYDQVARLPQLQALRQLVLRELEHFGPMGTLVDVGSGPGHLLMDIARAHPNLKLIGVEPSADMVELARRNAEREGLGERIEFRAGDAHNLPFEDESVDFVVSSLSLHHWSAPNAGLQEIHRVLKPGGQLLIFDTRRDPRRIFYWGVLFARQFVVPGPLREIEEPTGSILASYTPMEVSSMLEESPFHVRRIRSGPGWIFIWARKDW
- a CDS encoding UTP--glucose-1-phosphate uridylyltransferase, whose amino-acid sequence is MSQRIAKAIVPAAGLGTRMLPATKSQPKEMLPVARKPVVQYVVEELQGAGLDQILIITGRRKRAIEDHFDPDPFLLSTLEQAGNEPLLAELTNMQTRSRFFYTSQSSPRGLGDAIALGAEFADGENCVVALGDSLIAGDNPSGPLRDMMQAHRDLKAAAVVAVEEVPAEETFRYGIVSPKVADVPVSEPVLMDDIVEKPPRGTAPSNLAVAARYVFSPAIFEVLPRVLPDRRGEIQLTDGIRLLVQMGLPVYAWLLPPEHRRYDVGNFESYFRTFIDFALADERYGYMVRQYIKAKAYEL
- a CDS encoding Gfo/Idh/MocA family oxidoreductase, giving the protein MSQPVTAVIVGAGHRALTYAAYSRHRPDELQIVGVADPLEYRRRQVADLYGLRPDQCFETAEQLAARPRMADAVINGTMDHQHVPTSLPLLEAGYDILLEKPFATNEEEMWDLVRTARRHGRKVMICHVMRYAPFATAMRQRVARGDIGEIISVQTLEHVSYHHMVVGYVRGKWNRKDVCGSPMLMAKCCHDLDFITWMKSGIAPVRVSSFGSNMQFRPEKAPPGAGTRCLVDCPIEADCLYSARKHHIDHPQRWSFYVWAGLEEMENPTIEDKIHSLKTDNPFGRCVWKCDNDVVDHQSVMIEFEDGCTATHNMVGGASKPMRAMHLVGTIGELQGVLHDSRFVVRHIDPRPGHEYSEEVVEVDVKGDMDGAFGGHAGGDARLAADFIRFVRGETPSISCTSLEDSIRGHLIGFRADVAMEEGRVVDIPTTW
- a CDS encoding HEPN domain-containing protein, which gives rise to MPGESREAAAELARDWLRHARDDLAVARLAGDERVAPGIAAFSAKHAAEKALRALLVARQGAARWRGPSTHGSTMTSSPGSNQSIGWLSAVNCRPRTATLPNPPPVRIRSPGRCGSRWG
- a CDS encoding GNAT family N-acetyltransferase, which translates into the protein MRLKRFDRGSDFYERAKPFLLKREAEHNLILGIAAGIASGAEWVHPPPYLALVEEEDEPVAAAVMTPPHNLILSDTDYQEALTLFASDLLAGGWEPPGVTGPVELARAFADIWRERTGRSYNVRMAQRIFKLERVRPPEGVPGQLRRATESDRPLLRRWFYGFDREAAGGVGDPDRSLDRFLTSGSRGLYLWEDGEPVSMAGCTGPTPHGMRIGAVYTPPEKRRRGYASACVAAVSQLVLDSGRQFCFLYTDLANPTSNHIYREIGYEPVADSVELRFEAGS
- a CDS encoding class I SAM-dependent methyltransferase, which translates into the protein MQAYGAAFARVYNQHWGGFARQLAPRIEALYAGTELGQREKSLLDVCCGTGQLARYFLERGYRVTGVDLSPAMLKYARENNRDHVASGQARFLRADASSFRLKESFGLAASTYDALNHLPDEEALAGCFRSVYDALLPGGTFIFDLNTEMGLRRHWGGISVTDNEEAMIVTRGIYDEAGRRALIRLSGFAPVGPRRYERFDEVVYNTAFPLERVAELLLEVGWRDAYFSSQADLLTPVEDPEAEMRVFAVARK
- a CDS encoding creatininase family protein gives rise to the protein MQWEQMTAPELGRAAREVSVCVVAMGVLERHSDHLPLGTDYLNAHRIASLAAEKEPAVVFPPFYFGQIYEARAFPGAVTLRPTLLLDLVQSVFDEIGRNGFGKIIAFNGHGGNTHFVRFLAQASLWEEKGYSLYAPSMRLTPEREERWRAIRETTEDGHAGEQETSVSLANHAHLVRSERIPDEPGHARGRLAHLGDAFTGIGWYSNYPEHYAGDARFASREKGEILVDMAVDTLAEFIAAVKADQVVPALEEEFFRRERGLREW
- a CDS encoding nucleotidyltransferase domain-containing protein → MASERDRTGVAAALREAVTRLVACLNPERIIIFGSQARSDAGPESDIDLLVVLRDEQSVGLAEDKAYRVLADLEVPVDVVAVNARFLETYGDLVGTVTRTALREGKVLYAR